DNA sequence from the Arthrobacter sp. V1I9 genome:
GAAACGGCCTTTCGAGCCGGCCTCACCACGGCGGAATCCTCCCAGAATTGAGACACCTATGCAGACCCCTCCACCGGTCGGTGTTGACGCGGCAACAGATCTGACAGCGCCGTCAGTTACCGCCGCCCACCCGTCCCTGAGCGTTGACGCCCTGTGCGAATCGGCAAGCGCCGCATCTGGCCAGGCCATCAGCCCCACCCTTTATAACGTAGATCTCGCACCCACCAAGCGGGCCGGGCGCAGCTGGTCCGGTTACAGCATCTTCACCCTGTGGGCCAACGACGTGCACAGCCTGGGCAATTACGCCTTTGCCATCGGGCTCTTTGCCTTGGGCCTGGGTGGATGGCAGATCCTGATGGCCCTCGGAATCGGTGCAGCATTGCTGTTCGGCCTCCTCAACCTCTCCGGCTTCATGGGCGTGAAGACCGGTGTTCCCTTTCCGGTGATGAGCCGGATCAGCTTCGGAATCAGGGGCGCGCAGATCGCCGCCCTCCTGCGCGGAGCGGTGGCTATCGCCTGGTTCGGCATCCAGACCTACCTTGCGTCCGTCGTCTTCCGCGTCATGATCGTGGCAATGTTTCCGCCCCTTGCCGCCATGGATAAGGACTCCGTCCTCGGACTGTCCACGCTGGGCTGGATCGCGTTCATCATCCTCTGGGTCGTCCAGTTGGTGATTGTCAGCTTCGGCATGGAGATGATCCGCAAATACGAGGCGTTTGCGGGCCCGGTCATCCTGGCCACCATGGCAGCCATCGCTGTCTGGATCTTCATCGAGGCCGGCGGCGCCATCGCCTGGTCCTCCAACAACGCCCTGGAAGGGCCCGAAATGTGGCTCACCATCTTCGCCGGCGGCTCACTGTGGGTCTCCATCTATGGCACCTTCGTCCTGAACTTTTGCGACTTCACCCGCTCAGCGGTATCCAAAAAGGCAGTGGTTCGGGGCAACTTCTGGGGCATCCCCATCAACATGCTGGTCTTCGGCGCCATCGTCGTCGTGATGGCCGGAGGGCAGTTCAAGATCAACGGCACCATCATCGAAAGTCCCTCGGACATTGTCCAGACCATTCCCAATACAGTTTTCCTGGTGCTGGCCTGCCTCGCCCTGCTGATCCTCACCATCGCGGTCAACCTCATGGCCAACTTCGTGGCGCCCGTCTATGCCCTGACCAACCTGTTTCCCCGGAAACTGAACTTCCGTAAAGCGGCCATTGTCAGCGCCGTCATCGGCCTGGTCATCCTGCCCTGGAACCTCTACAACAACCCCGTGGTCATTGTGTACTTCCTAGGCGGCCTCGGCGCGCTGCTCGGCCCGCTGTTCGGCGTGGTTATGGCGGACTACTGGCTGATCCGCCGCGGCAAGGTCAACGTTCCCGAGCTGTACACCGCCTCCCCGGCCGGAGCCTATTACTACAGGAACGGCGTCAACCCGCGGGCGATCGTCGCCATGGTGCCGGCCGCCGTCGTCGCTCTCCTCATTGCCTTCGTCCCGGGGCTGGCAGCAGCGGCACCCTTCGCATGGTTCTTCGCGGCAGGGATCGCCGCCGTGGTGTATTTCTTCATCGCGGACCGCTCGCAGCGGCTGGAAGACCGCGACGGCGAGGCCATCGCCGTCGCCAGCACCCACTGAGGGAGGAAACCCCAATGCGCATACTCGTAGCGAACGTCAACACCACCGCGTCCATGACGGACTCCATCGCCGCCCAGGCCCGCAGCATCGCTGCTCCCGGTACGGAAATCGTCGGGATAACGCCGCGGTTCGGCGCCGACTCCTGTGAAGGAAACTTTGAAAGCTACCTGGCGGCCATCGCCGTGATGGACGCCGTGACCCGTTACCCGGAACCGTTCGACGCCGTGATCCAGGCAGGATACGGCGAGCATGGACGCGAGGGGCTGCAGGAGTTGCTGGACGTTCCGGTGGTGGACATCACCGAGGCAGCGGCCAGCACCGCCATGTTCCTGGGCCACAAGTACTCGGTGGTCACCACCTTGGACCGGACCGTCCCGCTCATCGAGGACCGGCTCAAGCTTGCCGGCCTGGACGCACGTTGTGCGTCGGTCCGGGCCAGCGGCATGGCCGTCCTGGAACTTGAGGAGGATCCTGAGCGTGCGGTGGAAGCCATCATCGGCCAGGCGATGCTGGCCGTATCCCAGGACAAAGCTGAGGTGATTGTGCTTGGCTGTGGCGGCATGGCCGGCCTTGATGAGCAGATCCGGCAGCGTGCGGGCGTCCCGGTGGTGGACGGGGTTGCGTCTGCCGTGGCCATCGCCGAATCCCTGGTCCGCATGCGGCTGTCCACCTCCAAAGTCCGGACCTACGCTGCGCCGCGGCCCAAGACCGTCGTAGGCTG
Encoded proteins:
- a CDS encoding NCS1 family nucleobase:cation symporter-1 produces the protein MQTPPPVGVDAATDLTAPSVTAAHPSLSVDALCESASAASGQAISPTLYNVDLAPTKRAGRSWSGYSIFTLWANDVHSLGNYAFAIGLFALGLGGWQILMALGIGAALLFGLLNLSGFMGVKTGVPFPVMSRISFGIRGAQIAALLRGAVAIAWFGIQTYLASVVFRVMIVAMFPPLAAMDKDSVLGLSTLGWIAFIILWVVQLVIVSFGMEMIRKYEAFAGPVILATMAAIAVWIFIEAGGAIAWSSNNALEGPEMWLTIFAGGSLWVSIYGTFVLNFCDFTRSAVSKKAVVRGNFWGIPINMLVFGAIVVVMAGGQFKINGTIIESPSDIVQTIPNTVFLVLACLALLILTIAVNLMANFVAPVYALTNLFPRKLNFRKAAIVSAVIGLVILPWNLYNNPVVIVYFLGGLGALLGPLFGVVMADYWLIRRGKVNVPELYTASPAGAYYYRNGVNPRAIVAMVPAAVVALLIAFVPGLAAAAPFAWFFAAGIAAVVYFFIADRSQRLEDRDGEAIAVASTH
- a CDS encoding aspartate/glutamate racemase family protein, which encodes MRILVANVNTTASMTDSIAAQARSIAAPGTEIVGITPRFGADSCEGNFESYLAAIAVMDAVTRYPEPFDAVIQAGYGEHGREGLQELLDVPVVDITEAAASTAMFLGHKYSVVTTLDRTVPLIEDRLKLAGLDARCASVRASGMAVLELEEDPERAVEAIIGQAMLAVSQDKAEVIVLGCGGMAGLDEQIRQRAGVPVVDGVASAVAIAESLVRMRLSTSKVRTYAAPRPKTVVGWPLNNTGVPAAL